In the Anolis sagrei isolate rAnoSag1 chromosome 1, rAnoSag1.mat, whole genome shotgun sequence genome, ttcggaagcttcaattggtccaatagataccagccagattgctcactggagcagtgtacagggagcacataacTCCCCTTCTGTtagctacactggctgccagtctgctaccaggcacaattcaaagtgctggctttagcctataaagccctaaaccagtagttctcaaccttcctaatgccgcgaccacttaatacagttcctcatgttgaggttactaccaaccataaaattattttcgttgctacttcacaactgtaattttgctactgttatgaattgtaatgtaaataataatatctgatatgcgggatgtatgttcattcactggatcaaatttggcacaaatatctgatacgcccaaatttgaatactggccaatttacattaaaatgcagaattaaaacattaaacaactacatcagttattaaaatcatgtcCAAGATCATAGTCCAGAGCCATTCCTGATTGTCATTGCACCGATTCTCCATTCATTTATTGTGCTGCAGTTACTGTTAAtttcattgtatgtttttatggcattgaattgttgccaatgtgtgaggctgctctgagtcccattcTCTCCCCCAAAGAGATCTCCGAGTGACCTCacacattggcaacaattcaattacAAACATTGTAAATCAATAATAAACAAACTGTCTTCAAATAATGAATGGAAGGAACTATAAACACCTTTGAAGTGTTTGTCATTTTATTTGAACAAAAATGCCTGAACATTGCTTTTGTGTCATGGATCAGGACTAATCAGATGtctatttgcattttgttttcaaaattataTTACAAGCCCCAATGTTTCCCATGGATTTAAGTGCACTGTATGGACCAAACACTAAAAAATAAAATCTTCCTAAGTAAGGATACATAGTACAAAGTACAGGATGGGCGAAAAGTCACAAAGgggtttcaatatttaataactcttttattttttgcttttaatttacaataccatagcatcatatacaatatatatatatatataggaaataaatttACATTAGGTGTGAAAAATCATATCTCATAAATGGCATCCAATACTATAAcgtcatatacagtatatataggacCCCTTCGTGACTTCTGGGCCACTCTGTACAAGTTCCAGCAAGCAGCCCACTTCTAATGTGAATGTCTTCAAATTAAGTCTTCAATGTGTTACAATTAAAGTAGCTGCTATTTCACTATTTGAGGGAAATTGCAATGACCTTTAGCTTTCAGGGAAGTTATTAGCATAGCATTCGGCTATATAAAAATGGCATGTTCCtgttttgttaattgtatactagTTTTTGTTCAACAAAGGATGAGATACACCTGAAACAGATTTTGCATATGTATaacaaaaggagagagaaaaggtctGTGACGTAGCTGCCATAGTTTGTGTGctctttaaaataatacataaaggTTTTTTTAATGTCTGAATTTTTGACAATGGCCATCGGAAGATATATCTCCACTTATtctgaaaggaggaggaaaagcatcTATTTTTTAACCAGCGTGGCCTGCATTTCTGCTTCAAAGGCCATCTTGTCAAACGTACGGATGTTCATCTCTTCCCGGACCCTTTCCCGAACATGGAACGATGCCCGAGCAACAGACCGGGCATTTTCCAAAACGTTCTTCTTCTCCTTACAGATCTGTTCACTCCTTTCTAGCTTCTTCTCAATTGAGAGGAGGAGCTCCCTGCGTCGGATATCTTCGCACTGCTCAACTTTCTTCTTGTTGACTTTCtgcaccttctccttctccagccGGCTCTGGACCACCTTCCGGGCTTTCTGCTGGACAACTTCCTCAGCGACTTGGGCCGCATGCTGGAGCTTCCTCTCGGAGACTTTGGCCATGGCCTTCATGTGCTCCTTctgctccttctccctcttctcagCAGCCAGCTTGGCCCTCTGGATCTGCCTCTCCTCCCGCTTGGCTCTCTCCCGCAGCTCTCGGTTCCTCTTCTCCACCAGCTGCTCATAGTTCTCCTGAGCCTTGTTCAGGCTCCCTTCCACGGAAGCCCGCAGCATGGCCTTCTCTTCCACTTGTTGTTTTGCTAGCCCCTTGAGGATGGTCTCGTGCTTCCGCTTCTCGGCCTGGTTGAGCATCTGCTTCTCCTTCTGCAGCAGCTGCTCCTTCCGAAGCTTCTTCTGGGCAGCCAGGGCCAACTTGTCCTGCAGGAGCTGGACCTCTCGCTCTACTGCCTCCTTCTTGCCTTCTTCCTGCGCTTTGAGGTTGTGCTCCTGGTGGCGCTTCTTCCGCTTGTCCTCCTGGGCGGCCTTCTCCAGCTTGGCCTTCCTCAGCTTCTCCTGTCGCTCCAGGTGTGCCTGCCACTTCTCCTCCATCATCAAGCTCTGCCGCTGCTTCTGCAAGGCGGCTTCCTCCTGCTCGGAGCTCCGCCGGCGCCGGTGCTTCTCCAGCCGGGACTCCCACATGCGTTGACCTTGGACCAGGGCCCGGTGCTTCTCCCGCtcctcttgctccctcctctgctCGGCCCGCCGCCTCTGGCTGTCCCATTGCAGGTGGGCGCTGTAGCGCTGGGCGTTGAGGAGGCTCTCCTCCTGGCGCTTGGCAATCATCAGAGCCGCAATCTTGCGGTCCCTCTCGGGCACCTCCCGCAGGCCTCCCCGGCGCTTGACCTCCGTCAAGATACGCTCCACCTTCTGGGTGGTCTGTGGGGAGTGGCACAAGTCACCCAGACTGAAGCTGCGGCCAACCAGGGAGGTCATGGTGGCCACTGTCTTAGTCCTTGGTGGCCCTGTTCCTTTGGGCCACTTGTCTTTCCAACTGTCCCCACTGTAGGAGGAGGAGGCCCCAGAGTCGGAGGAGGTCTTGGCGGAGAGGCCTTCCCGCCTCTTCTGCAAGGAGTCCAGCGAGTGGCTCTTCTTGGCCCGGGCGCCAGAAGCCCGAGGCGGAGGTGGGTGCTGTCCGGCCCTGCCTTGCGGGTGGCCCTTGGGGCTGCAGGTGCCATTGAGGCCAAGGGTGGCGGAGGAGCCCCGGAGGGCCATCCTGGAGGCGGAGGCTGGGGAGGCCGGGAGGCTGGTGCCGCTGGAGCCCAGGAGGGGCGCGAAGAGGCGCCGCTTCTCCTCGCGGATGATCTTCTCCCGCTCCTCGCGGCACTGGAGCAGCTTGCGCTGCCTCTCCACCTCATAGACCTCGTAGAGTCCGGCCGCCACTCGCAGGGAGCGCCCGGGCGCCTCTTTGACCAACTCGGCCAGCGGGCGTGGGAGCAGCTCCACGGGCTTCACGGCGCAGCGGGCGCAGGCCTCCAGCGAGCGGGGGCTGGTCAGCACGTAGCGGCTGCCCTCCGCCTCCGAGCAGTCGAAGTTGAAGAGGTCCAGGTGAAGCAGCGGCGACGCCTCCCCTGCCACCGCCGGAGAAGAGGGAGCGGGCGACGCGGCGGGCCCCGGGggagctgctcctgctgctgccgccgccgccgccgccggggtGGAAGGGAGCGAGGGGCTCGCGGCATCCGCGGCCGAGGAAGGAGCCGCCGCCTCCCCATCCGCTGCTGCCGCCGCCTCGcctccgcttcctcctcctcctcctcctcctcctccacctgctGCGCTCCCGGCGGCGGCCCCGCCCTTCTCCGcgcccgcctcctcctccgccaccgGGTCCACCATCtgcaaaggagagagagagagggttatTGTTGCCTCCGGGGGAGGAGAAGCCACGCGCAGGGCCGGGAGGGGCTCCCTCACGGAAGCAACCTGGCCGGGATTGAAGCCGCGGCGACGCCCGAGGGATTAGCCCGGCTCGGCTTTGCTCTGGGGCCGGGAaggaaggaacacacacacacacacacacacacacacccctcccgcGCGCGCAGTTCAGGCTCTCCGGGGGATTCTGAGGGAGGTGGGGTGGGAAGCAAGGGCAGGCCGGGCGCGTGGCGTCCGCTCTCCAGGTTGTTGTAGTTCcagtgggactacaactcccagaatccaccacACGACCTGGCCGCTGGGTGGTGTCCTCCTAAGGGGGTCATCTTTCTCAGGGCCGCTTGTGTGGCagcagcaaggaggaggaggagggaggaggagaagatccTCTCTCTTGTAGTCTCCCTTTCTGGGATCCTAGTccagaagaagaagggggagcaGGAGGAGTAGGAGATCCACTCCCTTGTAGTCTCCCCTTCTGGGATCCTGATCCAGAAGAAGCAAGGGAGAGAGCAGCAGGAGGAGATCTTCTCTCTTATCGGCCTCCTTTCTGGGATCCTGGTCCATAAGAAGggggaagcaggaggaggagatctTCTCTTTTGTAATCTTCCCTTCTGGGATATTGATccagaagaaggaagggggagcagCAACAGGAGGAGGAGATCCTCTCTCTTGTGGTTTCCCTTTCTGTGATCCTGATCCAGAaggagtggggagggagggaggaggagatttTCTCTCTTGTAGGATTCTGGTctagaagaaggagggggagcagcagcaggaggagatcCTCTTCCGTAATCTCCTCTTCTGGGCTCCTGGTCCAGAAgatgcaatgggggggggggggagggatcctCTCTCTTCTGGCGGTGGCGGGTGGCTCCTGGGATCTTGGTCCAGGAGAAGCGAGGGAGGCCTAAACGGACGGGGAGGGGGCGGGGGGCGAGGAGGGGGGTCTGGAGCGGGTCGTAAGCCCCTCGCCCTCTGCTGGATGCTCTCCCCCAACCAGGAGGGGTGCTTTTGAGCCACAGAAGGGGCGGAGCTAAAAGGAagagagcctccccccccccccgcttgctccttcctcctccttgcagACTGTTGTCTAGCAACCTCCAGGTTCTCCCcgggaaaagagggaggatgggaggaagaagggaatgcCTGGCGGCAGAAAGATCCACCTCCCGAGTCACCTTCCCAAAGCCCCTGTCGAAGGGAGACCCCCCCCTTTCCCGGATTTTCCTCCGCCTTGGAgcgccccttccctttccctcgccttctccctctctctctctccctccctctctccctgtcaCTGCAGTGCATTCCTCGCTCTCCTCCCTCGGACGCCGTGGAAACACTCCGCGGATGCAGCTTTGGAGCCCCGGTGTCCTTTCCCCGCAGGGATATTTTGGGAGGTGGGATGTCTAAACACCTATTCAGGGCTGCATCCTGAGAAGCAGAGCTGgtgcttctctctcccccccctcccccgccccgctCCCCGAGTTCATAAGAGGAGAAGGCTGCTCGGTATGGAACCATCATCCCACGCAGTGTACCTCATGCTGGGGCTCCACTCACCTCTCTCCTGAGCGTCGCCTGGCTTCCAGCAGAGAGGGACCCCCAGCACCGACCTCCGCTGGCTCAAGTGATGGGCAGCCAGAGCAGAAGAGGCGGCGGCGGCGAAGAAGGCGGCCCTTCCCTGGCTCCTTTCCCTGCCGCAGCCCCGAGGAGGCCAGGCGCCCGGTGCTGCTGTTGGGAAACCCCGAGCATTTTGGCCAAAGGCTTCtaggatggaggaggaagaggaagaggagagcggCTGCCCATCTCCGCTGCCGAGGACTGACCTCCGCCGGGCAGGTTGGGCTCCCTCCCAATCCCTTCGCCGCCTCCACAGCGCCGCCTGCTGCTGGAAAAGGAACCAGGCGAGggatttctcaacatggggggggggggagggggcgcccCAACACGAACCCACATCTCCCCCAAAAGGGAGGGGACCCGCTGCGAGAGAGGTCAGAGGAGGACAAGGAAGGAGGGGCAGCCCTCAGGAATGGGGCCCAAGGCAGGCCTGCACctactacttaggcgatccctcgttgtccgagtaggattgtcttccaagatcggtgtcctggcggtgggtctgtaggtgactgtggagccctattcatgatCTGCATCTTcgcccgcagtgagggcatcggtttccaggtgaaaggcggtcccggtcggggttggcctgacgcgccttcctcttggcacgtttctctcttttgccctccatttctgcctcttcaaattctacagcactgctggtcacagctgacctccaaatggagcgctcaagggccagggcttcccagttcttgttgtctatgccatagtttttaaggttggctttgagcccatctttaaatctcttttcctgtcctccaacattccgttttctgttcttgagttcggagtagagcaactgtttagggagacagtggtcaggcatccagacaacatggccggtccagcggagttgatggcggaggaccatcgcttcaatgctggtggtctttgcatcttccagaacgctgacatttgtccgcttgtcttctcaagagatttgcagaggcagtgctgatggaattgttctaggagttgcatgtgacatctgtagacagtcaacgtctcacaggtgtataggacaatggctttataaacaagcaccttggtatccctacagatgtcccggtcctcaaacactctgtgcttcattcagaaaaatgctgcactcgcagagctcaagcgatgttgtatttcagtgtcaatgttgacttttgtggagaggtggttgccaaggtaacggaaatggtcaacattttctaatgttacaccattaagctgtattgcaCCACTTGGCAATAGATAGTTAGGGAGCTAACATTACAACAGATTcaaccaggcttgggcaaacttgagccctccaggtgttttggactccaactcccaccattcctaacagcctcaggccccgtcctttcccccctcctctctacgcagatgacacacaactctacaactcttttccaccaaattccaggGAAGCTCCCCAGGTCTTAAACCAGTGTTTGACAGCTATGATctactggatgagggcaaacaaactatGACTTAATCCAGACACAGCAGAGGTCCTCCTCATGAGGCCACTCGGagcatagggtggcaacctgtgcttgatggggttacactcccccctgaggacacaggcctGCAGTCTGGGGGTCTTACTGGGCTCACCACTGATGCTTGAGGCTCAGAtgttggtggtggccgggagggcctttgcacagttaaaatttgtatgccagctgcaactgtacctcagaaagcctgacttggccatggtggtccatgccttagttacatccaaaatagactactgtaatggtTCCAGcagcagacaccattgcactaatcaaccaaaAGTTCCCAGAAGATATCACAGCTctatttcaccattgcctcaccactagctgctttcagtgggacaatgaattctatgaacagaaaaatggaatagccatggggagccctctcagcccagtcatagcaaatttctgcgtggaacactttgaaaaataagccctggaaacagcaacaaaaagcccactatatggttcagatatgtggatgacactttcaccatttggagccatggagaagaagaactcaacaggttcctggaccatcttaacaggaTTCACCCAAACAtcaaattcaccatggaaaaagaaaatgaaggaagactgccttttctagatgtcctagtcatccataaaccagatcaatttcaacagaaaggggaaaccatgaaaatgaacaaaatctggctaccagtattttaaaagtcTTAAAtgataacagtaaaacaacactcaaactcagggaaactccagagaggaaacaatcagggacagctaatcacctctcaacaaaagattcccccaggcactaacaagccacaccaaaaacctgcaaggccatcaaatgctaatcaagatggccaactgaaacattcgcacctacctccaacagacaagagttctttctcccaccatggacattccacagatatataaacccaaatttcctactttccaatagaccttacaacctctgaggatgcctgccatagatgcaggcaaaacatcatgacagaatgcttctagaacatggccatacagcccaaaaaacctacaacaacccagtgattccagccatgaaagcctttgacaatagatcTACAGTCTGTTGAACACACTTCCAAGTGCACAGGGTTCACACAgcatctccttttttttttttgtaagaaagAAGATAAGCTGGGAAATGAGGAACAATAAAAATAGCCTTGGGGGCTGCATGTGGTCCAGAACTGCACTTTGTCCACACCTATCTTTCATCTTAAGCATGTAAGTTTACTTCAGGTGCAACTCCTTCAGGGCCACTGTCAAATGGAGTTGGCATTTCTATGGAAGACTGGCTGGTCCAACCATCTCTAgttctctttttctttaaaaatggaatTATGGATGTAAAGAAATGCTCTTATACAGTACTTCCAAGATAAACACTAGGATGCATGTGTCCAAGCACTATCTGAATAGGGTCGTGGtggcaaacattattaatgaagaagaacgCAGCAGCAGTTTGCTAGTGGTGggtttactgggggggggggggaatcccttaGAGTTGCTATGCCCTGATTGTATGAGGGAAGCGGTTTGGTTCAAGTTCGTCATACTTCCAAGTCATAAATAAAGCTTCATTTGATTGTAATGAGCTACAAATGTTTGGGTACACTGATATTTCCATTCTTAGGAACTTGGAGGAAAAAACGGTCCCTCATGCCTTTGTTCCAGTGTAATACATTGTCCTCTTGGATGTGATTCGTTCTTTACTAGTTCTCCAGTCTCATGTTGCAGAGGGTCACTTGAGGATCTGTTCTTTCTGATGCTGAATGGTTTGGACTTGGTAcctggtaacacatttctcacaatgCTCAAATAACTAGCCAGCATTGCTACAGAcctcatatgattttttttcccacTTAACACAGGCAAGCAGATATTTTTCTCAAAAATACTTACAatttgtaaacacacacacacacatgattttTGGGATTTGTCAACAAGCATCTTTTGACATTTTATGGATTCAGTAAAAATGCCTTGAACTGCTTTTCTTATCCACATGACAAACATAAGATTTCCAGAATCAGAGCATGTGCTCCCCAAAATGCCCCTCTCCCCCATTAAGAGATCCCCACCATGAAACCTGGGGTTCTTTTTGAAATGTTGGAGGTTTAAAATTCCTATCAAGGACATTTGGTTAATTTCAGCCCAGGTTATTGCATAGCATTTATTCATTTCAGCAGGATTCAGCAGGACAGTTTGTTGATGGCTGGGATCCTTTGCTTTTAATGGGATCAACATATTTTGGCTGGAGTGTATGTTCATGCAGATTGCATGTGTGTGCCATGCAGATTCAAATTTTCATTCCATAGATATCTCGGAAAGCTGCCAACATTGGAGATTGCTGGAAGGAAATCTTCTGAACTTCGATAATACTTGACATAAGCCACACTGTACCAGATGTTGAAGAGTTAATCCTACATACACGGAAGTCAGTGGACTGTGTTTCAAATGTATTACCCTTGAAATCAGCATGTAAGGAATCCACACTGATGTTAATTAGATATTTTCTCATTACTGGTTCATTAAACCAActgcctttttatatatatatatatatatatacctagaTGAACACAGAACATGTAATCTACAATCTGAAGAAAAATGGTTGTTTGTGTGATGTATACAGTTTTAATTTTGCCTTCTAATGACAAGGacgagcaaacaaacagaaacatttGTCTTCCTAAtgccattaaaaaaacaacatttgagCTTCATTAGAAAACTGATAGCCTATTGCACTGGTGTAGAAACAGTAGAACATATACAACGCAGTTGCAGCATAAAACAATACAGAAGCTACATATAACCTTAGTTGCTTCCTTTGAATAAATCTAGGCCTTTTTTTAAAGCGGGGGAGGGGTATTTCAATTGTGCTGCTATGGCTAATGAGTAAATCAGTCTGAACGATTGTTTTTCTGACCAAGTGCCATGACTTTTGCCAGTGACATTCAGTGTACAGGTTTTTAATGGGGAGACATTACAGAGAATACAATGAGACAGTGCCACTGATACCATAATCCACATGAAGTTATGCCAGTTGCTGTGCTGAGTGTTAGTAGTCCAGATGGATCAGTCGTCTGGCGTACTGTCCTATGTTCCTATCAGCAAATGGTCCAGGAACCAGCAAGTGATCTaggaactgtattattattatgtttatttatacctctctttttctctccacaaagaagacTGTGAGAGTGCTAAGTTCATTCAATATGGACCAGTCACAGGTTATTCAGGATATGGAATGGAAAAACAAGAGTGGTCATCAACTGGTCCAGAAGTTGTTCAGCAAGTATGTAGTTCAGATAAGCAAAGCCAGCAAGAAGTAAAACAGTCATAAATCGCAGTCAGTCCAAGGTAAGGAAAGCTTAAACATGGAAAAGTATTGCTCATCACCAGAAAGGAAGACTGAAAACAATACAGCTACCAGAGACGGTCTGGGAGATTTATGGCAACTGTTTCAAGAGGTTATGCCCAATTAAGTTTGTTGTGTAATGAATGCCAGTCTTCAGCATCTGCAACCTAATGTTGCAGTGTAAGACCCCCTGTCAGCCTCTTTCCCCTCCCAACTCACGAGGAGATGCAGATTCCATCCTGGCAAACCGGCCGCCGTCTCCTTTTCTGACTCCAGAAAGTGAGCGATGACAGATAGGCAATCACTCATGGCtgaatatgattgtcttccaagggtagagtccaGGGGTGGACCCAtcagtgactgtagagacctattctggatccacatggtctttcacagtaaggacatagatttccagatagaagctagtcacaacaagggtttgtttgacatgctttcctctctgcatgtttctcccttttgctctctaTTCATGTTGCACTCCGGGCCTGGAAACACTTATGACCATCTTactacacaagagtccaggaatatagtTTAGTGTAAAAcacaaaaagcatataaaaaagaAGGAATAGGAAAAGAAGGTATATAATCCAAGAAGGtatagcaacaggtgataaccaaacaataatccaaatgtctcataaagcaTCCCAGGTACagcttaagtccacaagcaagaaggtataactagtaaaaacttgaacaggagtacatgaacaagAACATATAAAACTTCCAAGATATTaagatccaaaaccaaggcttgacttgaaccaagaagaagagaactcaggcctagcttctcactctaatacagcgttgcctgaactgcccttaaggtaaacaacttgtttaatagacacccatgaaagcattgcatctcctgtgaattttctccccaactttcccatgtaatctctcaGACTGGAGTAATCTATTTTCGGCTCTGATttataaacaaagacttttgttgatctccatagttACATGTGGTTTCTTCTGGGAACCCTCCTTTATCACTCAACTCTTCacttgattccttatctgctgttgctacttctgacttcTTGGACtggccttgaggccctgcacactctgagccagttttctcaaAAGAGAAACATTTCCCACAACTGAATTTTCCAGACATGAGCCCCTATcgctttgtgccacaggaaagctcacaatcctctctaaatcatcagttaaacaatcagcctctggctgatctacaatCATTCATGCATTCTCatttggtaacagctgacctccagttcaaGTGCTTGAGTGCCAGagattcccagttctcaatgtttataccacattttaaAGGTTagatttaagcccatctttaaatctcttttgctgtccttcAACTCCATTATCCATTTTTGAGCTgataataaagtaactgctttggcagATGGTGATCTGGCATTTGGATaaggtggccagtccagcaaagttgatgatggaggatcatcacttcagtgttgtggtctttgcttcttccagaatgatgatgtttgtccacctgccTTCCCATGAGGTTTGCATGATTTTCCAGGCAATGCTTATGGAATTTTTCCAAAAGTTGAGAGTGGCGTTTTAAGATGGTCCATATTTTGCAGTTGTACAATAGAGTTGGAGAGACattagctttgtaaacaagcattcTGGTATCTCTATGAATTTCCAGATCCTCCAACAATGtctgctttattttttaaaatgctgcactcacaaagCTCAGACATGGTTGTATTTCGGCATCAATATCAACTTGTGGTTAGGTGGCTACCTAGGTAGCAGAAAGGGTTAACATTTTCTAGTATTACACCATTAaaatttatttctggcattgcagagcaATTGTTTGGTGCCTACTGGtagagcaccttggttttctcgttAAGAGAGGCCAggcttttcatctgcttctgagaaggtgtttaaagtggcttgtaggtcttcctctgaatgagcacagactgcaCTActgtcagcatattggagttctataacagaagttgttAATGATGAGTGCTTTATTAACTGAGTCTTAAGTTGCTGTTTTATATGCCTGTATTTTGTTCAATTGTATCTTATATTGTGCTTTATTTCATGCTTTTTTAGGCACTTTTGCAAtgtgtaagccgcctcgagtccctttgggaagatggtggcagggtacaataataaagttgttgttgttgttgttgttgt is a window encoding:
- the CCDC177 gene encoding coiled-coil domain-containing protein 177 yields the protein MVDPVAEEEAGAEKGGAAAGSAAGGGGGGGGGGSGGEAAAAADGEAAAPSSAADAASPSLPSTPAAAAAAAAGAAPPGPAASPAPSSPAVAGEASPLLHLDLFNFDCSEAEGSRYVLTSPRSLEACARCAVKPVELLPRPLAELVKEAPGRSLRVAAGLYEVYEVERQRKLLQCREEREKIIREEKRRLFAPLLGSSGTSLPASPASASRMALRGSSATLGLNGTCSPKGHPQGRAGQHPPPPRASGARAKKSHSLDSLQKRREGLSAKTSSDSGASSSYSGDSWKDKWPKGTGPPRTKTVATMTSLVGRSFSLGDLCHSPQTTQKVERILTEVKRRGGLREVPERDRKIAALMIAKRQEESLLNAQRYSAHLQWDSQRRRAEQRREQEEREKHRALVQGQRMWESRLEKHRRRRSSEQEEAALQKQRQSLMMEEKWQAHLERQEKLRKAKLEKAAQEDKRKKRHQEHNLKAQEEGKKEAVEREVQLLQDKLALAAQKKLRKEQLLQKEKQMLNQAEKRKHETILKGLAKQQVEEKAMLRASVEGSLNKAQENYEQLVEKRNRELRERAKREERQIQRAKLAAEKREKEQKEHMKAMAKVSERKLQHAAQVAEEVVQQKARKVVQSRLEKEKVQKVNKKKVEQCEDIRRRELLLSIEKKLERSEQICKEKKNVLENARSVARASFHVRERVREEMNIRTFDKMAFEAEMQATLVKK